One Candidatus Hydrogenedentota bacterium DNA segment encodes these proteins:
- a CDS encoding transmembrane 220 family protein has product MRIVSIIMFVLLLLCIAVQYNDPDGWVWVLIYAVGTIVTWQAIRGKYTAWAPAAMIFYFAAALFWTPKEMVEHPENLLLDLRMHEKGVEEVREDIGLYLCAIWMLVLTVMWWLNRKKTSPSPPDPAQDDAIDKAA; this is encoded by the coding sequence ATGCGAATCGTTTCGATCATCATGTTTGTACTGCTGCTGTTGTGTATCGCGGTGCAGTACAACGATCCCGACGGATGGGTTTGGGTGCTCATCTACGCGGTCGGGACCATTGTGACGTGGCAGGCGATTCGCGGGAAATACACCGCGTGGGCGCCGGCGGCAATGATCTTCTATTTCGCGGCGGCGCTGTTTTGGACACCGAAGGAAATGGTCGAGCATCCGGAGAATCTGTTGCTCGATTTGCGCATGCACGAGAAGGGCGTCGAAGAAGTGCGCGAAGACATCGGGCTGTATCTGTGCGCGATTTGGATGCTCGTGCTGACTGTGATGTGGTGGCTGAACCGAAAAAAGACCTCGCCGTCTCCGCCCGATCCCGCGCAGGATGACGCGATAGACAAGGCAGCGTGA
- a CDS encoding NUDIX domain-containing protein, translating into MSMTFTPLAWNFCPICGAPLEPAHDGQSDRPHCSACNRFYYSNPTPAACCLVTRGSEILFVQRAVEPCRGMWSLPGGFVELYESPEEAARRELEEETGLRAQRLHLLGTNAQKSRFGAVLVIAYTVDEWEGDLVAGSDAMDAGFYAADVRPALAFQAHRDFLARYDALGEAGHPLLPL; encoded by the coding sequence ATGAGCATGACTTTTACGCCGCTGGCTTGGAACTTTTGCCCGATTTGCGGTGCGCCGCTCGAACCGGCGCACGACGGCCAGAGCGACCGGCCCCACTGTTCCGCGTGCAATCGGTTTTACTACTCCAATCCGACGCCTGCGGCGTGTTGCCTGGTGACGCGGGGCAGCGAAATTCTGTTCGTGCAGAGGGCGGTCGAACCGTGCAGGGGGATGTGGAGTTTGCCGGGTGGCTTCGTCGAACTGTACGAATCGCCGGAGGAAGCGGCGCGGCGCGAACTGGAAGAGGAAACAGGGTTGCGGGCACAGCGGCTGCACCTGTTGGGCACGAACGCGCAGAAGAGCAGGTTCGGCGCGGTCTTGGTTATCGCCTATACCGTGGACGAATGGGAAGGCGACCTCGTGGCCGGGTCTGACGCGATGGACGCGGGGTTCTACGCGGCGGACGTACGCCCGGCGCTTGCGTTTCAGGCGCACCGCGATTTTCTCGCGCGGTACGATGCGCTCGGAGAGGCGGGGCACCCGCTGTTGCCGCTGTGA